The genome window CGGGGATGATTTAGTGTTGGTCTAAATTCCCAATTATTCAAATAATAGAAGGGGTTAAATTGGAGAATTTATTGGAGCGGAAATAAAACTGGTGGAACCACGTTTATTATGCGGATAACAATGATTATTTCTTGGTAAATAATTAGCCAGAAAAGGCCCGGAGTGTCCTCCGGGCCAGCGTGACGGAAAACGAAAATTAAACGGCTTCGTTTTCGTCGGTGTAGCGTTTGGCTTTGTAGGCCGGGTGCATCAGGTTCTGGATGGAGAAAATGTCGTCCAGCTGTTCTTCGGTCAGCAGGCCGCGTTCCAGCACCACTTCGCGTACGCTCTTACCGGTTTCGGCACAGATTTTCCCGACGATATCGCCGTTGTGGTGGCCGATGAACGGGTTCAGGTAGGTCACGATACCGATAGAGTTGAAGACGTAAGCTTCACACACGTCTTTGTTAGCGGTGATGCCGTTGACGCATTTTTCCAGCAGGTTGTAGCAGGCGCTTGACAGAATCTGGATGGATTCGAACATCGCTTGTCCGATAACGGGTTCCATCACGTTCAACTGCAACTGACCGGCTTCTGCCGCCATGGTGACGCAGGTATCGTTGCCGATGACTTTGAAGCACACCTGATTGACCACTTCTGGTACGACCGGGTTAACTTTGGCTGGCATGATGGACGAGCCCGCCTGTAATTCTGGCAGGTTGATTTCGTTCAGGCCAGTGCGCGGGCCGGAAGACAGCAGACGCAGGTCGTTACAGATCTTCGACATTTTAACCGCGACGCGTTTCAGGGCGCTGTGCATCATCACGTAAGCGCCGCAGTCGGACGTCGCTTCGATCAGGTCTTCAGCCGGTACGCAAGGCAGGCCGCTGACTTTTGCCAGATGTTGAACGGCCAGCTTCTGGTACTCATCTGGCGTGTTCAGTCGCGTACCGATGGCGGTTGCGCCCAGGTTCACTTCCAGCAGCAGCTCGGCGGTGCGCAGCAGGTTACGGTTTTCTTCTTTCAGCAGCACGTTGAACGCGTGGAATTCCTGACCGAGGGTCATCGGTACGGCGTCCTGCAACTGGGTACGGCCCATTTTCAGGATATTTTCGAACTCTTTCGCTTTGTGCTCAAAGCCATCGCTCAGTTGGGTAATCGCTTCAACCAGTTTCAGGATAGAGGTGTACACCGCGATGCGGAAGCCAGTCGGGTAAGCATCGTTGGTGGACTGGCATTTGTTCAAGTGGTCGTTCGGGTTCAGGTATTGGTATTCACCTTTCTGGTGACCCATCAATTCCAGACCGATATTTGCCAGCACTTCGTTGGTGTTCATATTAACTGACGTACCTGCACCGCCCTGATAGACATCGACAGGGAATTGGTCCAGGCATTTACCGTTATTCAGCACTTCATCACAGGCTTGCAGAATAGTGTCGGCAATTTTACGTGGGATGGTTTGCAGTTCTTTATTCGCCAGCGCGGCTGCTTTTTTTACCATCACCATGGCGCGGACAAATTCTGGAATGTCGCTGATGGTGCTATTGCTAATATAAAAGTTCTCAATCGCACGCAGCGTATGGATACCATAATAGGCATCAGCAGGGACTTCACGGGTACCTAACAGGTCTTCTTCAATACGGATATTCGTTGACATGGATCTTCTTCCTTTTTTCTTGTTCGATGTACATAGCATCGCTTTCAATATTAAGACTATGATTTTTTAGGGTTTGTCTTTCCTGCTTTTTGGTTTTCAGGTAACACGAACCCATCACGATTTGTATAAAATCATGACTAAAAAGCGTTCTCGGGGAGACGAACATTGAATTAGCATCGTTAAATGGCTAGTGGTGGATATATTCCTCCATTTATGTTTTGTCTCCCAATCGTAAATAGTTATACCCGTCATACTTCAAGCTGCATGTGCGTTGGCTACGTTCATTCACCCGAATCACTTACCTGAGTAAGCTCATCGGGATTCTCTCTCTTGCCGCCTTCCTGCAACTCGAATTATTTAGGGTATATCCCTAATGGTTATTCCGTATTATCCGGGTTGATCTCAACCAGCTTTTCTATTCCACGGTTCAGCGTTTTCAATTTCGGAATAAATACGGTTTTGATAATGTCATGTGTGACATCACACGCTTCTTCAAAGAACGCGCTGTATTCATCACGGTGCCCGACAATATACAGCGAGCGCTTGATATTCAGTTGTTCCGGCATATGCGTTAGCACTTCGCGGGAGTGCGCAACGGATTGCAGGAAACTCAGCGGGGTCGTTACCGCCCACCCGATGCCTGCCGCCACCATCGACGTTAAGGTATCCGCATTATCAAATTCGAGCATGTTCGGTACGCGGACATCAATGCGGCGTAGGTAGCGCTCAATCTGCATCCCAATCTGCGAGTTCCGGTTAAAGCGCACTAGCGGCAGCGCGGCGGAAAGCTCGCGGATGTCCTCAACCGTTTTGATGCGTTTGCGGTAATCCGGCGGCGTGATAATGAAATAGCCTTCGGAAAACAGCTGGTGACGCACCACGCTATCGCTGTCGATCAACGGGTCGCTGGTAACGATCATATCCAGCTCGCGGCGCATTAGCGCTTCACCCTGCTGCGGACTGAGTCCGGTACGAATCAACAACTGCGACGAACTTTTCATCAAACTCTTGGTAAACACTGAACCGCAGGTAATCGCGAATGAATCCACCAAGCCGATACGCAAGTCGGGTTTAATCCCTTTCCCCGCTTCCAGCACCTGTGCCTTTAGGTTTGCGATCTCTTCCGTCAGGATTTCTCCGCGGTTTTTCAACGCAATGCCGTAGGGCGTCAGGACAAAGGGGCGGCGAGCCCGGTTAACCAGTTTGACGCCGAAATCTTCTTCCAATAACCGAATCGTCTGCGAAATGGCAGAGGGTGTCAGGCCTAGCCGCGCGGCGGCTGCCGTCATGCTTCCTGCTTCCGCCATCGTCACAAAGACATAGACGGCGTACATATCGATCGATTTATTGGCGGACACTGTGCGTTTAACCATGTGAGTTTGCCTACGCTGCAAGGTGGATGTCGTCGAAATATGAAGCGTTAGTCTATCTCATCTCGCTGACTACGACCTCGCTAACTGATGTCAGAATAGTCGGCTAACTTCAGAAAAAATACAGGTTGTATCACTGATTAATTTTTTCTTATTTCTAGCTTTAGCGGATCTGAAGATGAAATGAATGACATGATGTGATGGCTAGTGCGTCGGTTGTATTTCTCCCTCTTGTTCGTGATGTTTTTATACATAAATACAGGATGATTGCGGGTTTTGCTGTTATCCGGCGTAAAAAATTATGCTGAGGAGATAGCTGGCTTCGGATGAGCCGCAGGATGCGGCGAAAGCTTGCGCCACGTAGGGAACGTGTCGCAAGCGGTCCGCTAAGTCAGATACCGACGAAGGTACCGCGTCAGCGGCATAATTTCCGCCGAAAGCCTGGGGTCACGGGGCGAGCGGCGTGTGAGCCGTCCCGTGTCGGGCGCGTGCTACGAAGTCGCATGAAAATGACGTCATTATCGCGCACGAAATTGCCTCAGTAGCAGCATAAAAGTTTGGCTAAGGCCAATCTTGCCAGTTATAACGTATTGTTTTTACTGCGTAGTGAGACGCGAATCACCCACTAGTGTTGCTGTACGAACGTGACGTTCAGCCTGTTCGCACATTTCCAGCAGTGCCGGTATCAGGTGTGCGGTGGCGTTGAGGCAAGCGCCGAGCTGGCTGAGGCTTTCCTGTGGCAGTTCAACGTCATTTTGCAGCGTATCACCGAGGTAGTGCAGACCGAGGCACAGGCCCTCAACAGATTCGGCGGCAATCGCGCCGAGGTCGCAGAGCTGAACGTCATCTAGCTGCGCGAAAGGCAGGTTGGCGATCAGGTCGCGGAAAATAGTAATGGTGCTGTCAGCGGGTGTGGCGTGAGTGTCCGTCATGATTAACTCTTCCATAGCTAGATAATTATTTCGTCACGCCTTCAGGTTCCAAACTAAAGGTGTGACCCAGACAGGGTTGGAACACCGGATCTAGCGACCGGCCAACCTTGCGGTTGCCCTGCCTGAGCCACGGATTAGAGTGTGCACGTAGCCCCTGAAAAAACAAAGCGTTTTCAGTTCTAGATAGTCGGGGTTCCAAGCCCGGCTGCGGATGTTGCCGCAGCACAGAGACTGTATTCCAACGACGAAAAACG of Pectobacterium carotovorum contains these proteins:
- the aspA gene encoding aspartate ammonia-lyase; this encodes MSTNIRIEEDLLGTREVPADAYYGIHTLRAIENFYISNSTISDIPEFVRAMVMVKKAAALANKELQTIPRKIADTILQACDEVLNNGKCLDQFPVDVYQGGAGTSVNMNTNEVLANIGLELMGHQKGEYQYLNPNDHLNKCQSTNDAYPTGFRIAVYTSILKLVEAITQLSDGFEHKAKEFENILKMGRTQLQDAVPMTLGQEFHAFNVLLKEENRNLLRTAELLLEVNLGATAIGTRLNTPDEYQKLAVQHLAKVSGLPCVPAEDLIEATSDCGAYVMMHSALKRVAVKMSKICNDLRLLSSGPRTGLNEINLPELQAGSSIMPAKVNPVVPEVVNQVCFKVIGNDTCVTMAAEAGQLQLNVMEPVIGQAMFESIQILSSACYNLLEKCVNGITANKDVCEAYVFNSIGIVTYLNPFIGHHNGDIVGKICAETGKSVREVVLERGLLTEEQLDDIFSIQNLMHPAYKAKRYTDENEAV
- a CDS encoding LysR family transcriptional regulator, encoding MVKRTVSANKSIDMYAVYVFVTMAEAGSMTAAAARLGLTPSAISQTIRLLEEDFGVKLVNRARRPFVLTPYGIALKNRGEILTEEIANLKAQVLEAGKGIKPDLRIGLVDSFAITCGSVFTKSLMKSSSQLLIRTGLSPQQGEALMRRELDMIVTSDPLIDSDSVVRHQLFSEGYFIITPPDYRKRIKTVEDIRELSAALPLVRFNRNSQIGMQIERYLRRIDVRVPNMLEFDNADTLTSMVAAGIGWAVTTPLSFLQSVAHSREVLTHMPEQLNIKRSLYIVGHRDEYSAFFEEACDVTHDIIKTVFIPKLKTLNRGIEKLVEINPDNTE